Proteins encoded within one genomic window of Lysinibacillus sphaericus:
- a CDS encoding HD domain-containing protein, translating into MNDLKNKVRGIYEQFDASHDFQHIERVYENAVAILHTEPDADAEVVKMAVLLHDVSDKKYTDSKEQEEQLINELPISDAKKQHIRDCIAQVSFNGGNELKATSLEAKIVRDADRLDAIGAIGIARTFAYGGAKGRKLYDDTEEARTTMTEEDYRSKNTSSVTHFYEKLLLLKDLMTTDKGKQMANERHQFMVSFLQQLQNERDGKA; encoded by the coding sequence ATGAATGATTTAAAAAACAAGGTACGTGGTATCTATGAGCAATTTGATGCGAGTCATGATTTTCAACATATTGAGCGCGTTTATGAAAATGCGGTAGCGATTTTACATACAGAACCAGATGCAGATGCAGAGGTTGTGAAAATGGCGGTGCTTTTGCATGATGTGAGTGATAAAAAGTATACAGATAGCAAAGAACAAGAAGAACAGCTTATTAATGAATTGCCGATTAGTGATGCAAAAAAACAACATATTCGTGATTGCATCGCACAAGTGTCGTTTAATGGGGGCAATGAACTGAAAGCCACTTCACTTGAAGCGAAAATTGTGCGTGATGCTGATCGTTTAGATGCCATTGGCGCAATCGGCATTGCACGGACATTTGCTTATGGTGGTGCCAAAGGTCGTAAACTATACGATGATACAGAAGAAGCACGTACAACAATGACCGAGGAAGATTATCGAAGTAAAAATACATCTTCTGTAACCCATTTTTATGAGAAGCTTTTATTATTGAAAGATTTAATGACGACTGATAAAGGCAAGCAAATGGCAAATGAACGCCATCAATTTATGGTCAGCTTTTTACAGCAATTACAGAATGAAAGAGATGGAAAAGCATAA
- a CDS encoding VOC family protein, whose translation MTLYFDHLVHQVQSPENMKVFLNKRHIHTVNGGQHTMWGTYNTLSYFGLSYIEQIAVYDHALFEEAAKLPYSLHYTFKQNNERYGFSRIALRTTNIEQEAQRLSALGFDVYGPDACSRTRPDGSVVHWKLLHFGKVGQAIDFPFFIEWADGDEERYAQLIASGAVTTSQTISMESVQFYVQDAQATAKLWHEVLQLPEPVVHSEFIALHLPNIRLDFYEEAAATKMMLGHKSEGPFGVTLKDTDRTKETLMFPSAFYWLNP comes from the coding sequence ATGACTTTGTATTTTGATCATTTAGTTCATCAAGTTCAGTCACCAGAAAATATGAAAGTCTTTTTAAATAAACGTCATATCCATACCGTGAATGGTGGGCAACACACAATGTGGGGGACATATAATACGTTAAGCTATTTTGGATTAAGCTATATTGAACAAATAGCAGTATACGATCATGCACTATTTGAGGAAGCGGCTAAATTACCGTATTCTCTGCATTATACGTTCAAACAGAACAATGAGCGCTATGGTTTTTCAAGAATTGCTTTACGTACAACAAATATAGAGCAAGAGGCACAACGATTAAGTGCTCTTGGTTTCGATGTTTATGGACCAGATGCTTGTAGTCGAACGAGACCAGATGGATCAGTTGTGCATTGGAAACTATTGCATTTTGGGAAAGTAGGGCAAGCAATTGATTTTCCATTTTTTATTGAGTGGGCTGATGGAGATGAGGAGCGCTATGCGCAGTTAATAGCCAGTGGGGCGGTAACAACATCACAAACGATTTCAATGGAATCTGTGCAATTTTATGTGCAAGATGCACAGGCAACAGCAAAGTTATGGCATGAAGTATTACAATTACCGGAGCCAGTTGTACATTCCGAGTTTATTGCCTTACATTTGCCAAATATTCGTTTAGATTTCTATGAAGAAGCTGCTGCTACAAAAATGATGCTTGGACATAAAAGTGAAGGGCCTTTCGGAGTGACATTGAAGGATACTGATCGAACAAAGGAAACATTAATGTTTCCTTCGGCATTTTATTGGCTTAACCCTTAG
- a CDS encoding formate--tetrahydrofolate ligase, which translates to MTTKNQPLSDLEIASQAVMKPIIDIAKAAGIPEDALEQYGRYKAKIDPLKITAHGEDAKVVLVTAISPTPAGEGKSTVTVGLADALHQLKKNVVVALREPSLGPVMGVKGGATGGGYAQVVPMEDINLHFTGDLHAITTANNALSAFIDNHIHQGNALNIDPRRIIWKRVMDMNDRALRKVVIGLGGPVQGMPREDGFDITVASEIMAVFCLATSIDDLRERLASIVIGYTFDREPVFVRDLQVQGALTLLLKDAFKPNLVQTLEGTPAIIHGGPFANIAHGCNSIMATQTARKLADIVVTEAGFGSDLGAEKFMNIKARKAGFKPSAVVIVATIRALKMHGGVAKTALVGENVPALLQGIENLAKHVETIRTFGVEPIIALNRFITDTEAELEAVLNWCQENHVRIARTNVWEEGGKGGLALAEQVISVLDEENNFSPLYDVTESIEEKVRTIVQKVYGGKDVQFTDQAKKQMAQIEKFGWDTLPICMAKTQYSLSDQPSLLGRPEGFTVTIREVIPKLGAGFLVCLTGDIMTMPGLPKQPAALRMDVDSEGHAVGLF; encoded by the coding sequence ATGACAACGAAAAATCAACCTTTATCAGATTTAGAAATTGCTAGCCAAGCGGTAATGAAGCCAATTATAGACATCGCCAAAGCGGCCGGCATTCCAGAGGATGCATTAGAACAATACGGTCGCTACAAAGCTAAAATCGATCCTTTAAAAATAACAGCTCATGGTGAGGATGCAAAGGTGGTATTAGTGACCGCCATTAGTCCAACGCCAGCTGGTGAAGGAAAATCAACAGTTACGGTTGGGTTAGCAGATGCCCTTCATCAATTAAAGAAAAATGTTGTTGTTGCATTGCGTGAGCCTTCCCTAGGCCCAGTAATGGGTGTCAAAGGGGGCGCAACGGGTGGTGGCTATGCACAAGTTGTACCGATGGAGGATATTAACCTACATTTTACTGGTGACTTACACGCCATCACAACAGCGAACAATGCGCTGTCAGCATTTATTGATAATCATATCCATCAAGGGAATGCCTTAAACATAGATCCTCGTCGTATCATTTGGAAACGTGTGATGGACATGAATGACCGTGCGCTTCGAAAAGTGGTGATTGGTCTTGGTGGACCAGTACAAGGGATGCCACGTGAGGATGGCTTTGATATTACAGTTGCCTCTGAAATTATGGCGGTATTTTGTTTGGCAACTAGCATAGATGATTTGCGTGAGCGTTTAGCAAGCATCGTGATTGGTTATACATTTGATCGTGAGCCAGTATTTGTGCGCGATTTACAAGTACAAGGCGCACTAACGCTGCTATTAAAAGATGCCTTCAAACCAAACTTAGTACAAACACTTGAAGGGACACCTGCAATTATTCATGGCGGTCCATTTGCGAATATCGCACATGGCTGTAACTCCATTATGGCAACACAAACAGCACGTAAGCTAGCTGATATCGTCGTAACAGAAGCGGGCTTCGGTTCCGATTTAGGCGCCGAGAAGTTTATGAACATTAAAGCACGTAAAGCAGGTTTTAAACCAAGTGCGGTAGTAATTGTAGCAACCATTCGTGCATTGAAAATGCATGGCGGAGTAGCAAAAACAGCACTTGTTGGAGAAAACGTGCCTGCCCTGTTACAAGGCATCGAAAATTTAGCGAAACATGTGGAGACGATTCGTACATTTGGTGTTGAACCAATTATCGCGTTAAACCGTTTTATTACAGACACAGAAGCAGAACTAGAAGCCGTGCTAAACTGGTGTCAAGAAAATCATGTGCGCATTGCCCGTACAAATGTCTGGGAAGAGGGCGGCAAAGGTGGATTAGCCTTAGCAGAACAAGTAATATCTGTGTTAGATGAAGAAAATAATTTCTCTCCTTTATATGATGTAACCGAATCAATTGAAGAAAAAGTACGTACTATTGTGCAGAAAGTTTACGGCGGGAAAGATGTCCAATTTACAGACCAAGCGAAAAAACAAATGGCGCAAATCGAAAAATTTGGTTGGGATACGTTGCCGATATGTATGGCCAAAACACAATATTCGTTATCTGACCAACCAAGTTTACTAGGGCGTCCTGAAGGCTTTACCGTAACGATTCGTGAAGTCATTCCAAAGCTTGGTGCAGGATTTTTAGTTTGCTTAACAGGCGATATAATGACAATGCCTGGTTTACCTAAACAGCCAGCTGCCCTACGTATGGATGTTGATAGTGAAGGACATGCGGTCGGGTTGTTTTAA
- a CDS encoding ABC-F family ATP-binding cassette domain-containing protein has translation MSHLIVQNLTKTVGDKTLFQNIEFTIYEGERAGLIGINGTGKSTLLSILAGQIEADAIAIDRPNKYRIAYLPQEPTFNSGETVLQAVFAGDSPVLQLNRQYEETVAALAMNPTSESLQKTLFSLQQRMDEEQAWDVNALAKTALTKLGIEMFDKEVLTLSGGQQKRVALAKVLIEPADLYLLDEPTNHLDVQSTEWLQEMVLRLKGAVIFITHDRYFLDELSTHIYEIADQTLYRHTGNYGDFLEARAIREEMAAASAQKDRNRYRSELKWIRRGAKARSTKQKARIQRFEQLEDNLERKSDDVSLELGLATTRLGRKVLEAENISKAFGAQKIVEHFTFLLQQGDRIGIIGANGVGKSTLLNMLAGELSPDKGEIHVGSTVKLAHFKQTLPKMNENERMIEYIREASNDITDAEGVRYSAAQMLERFLFPLHAHGTPIGKLSGGERKRLHLLRLLMEQPNVLLLDEPTNDLDIETLGVLEDFIEHFPGVVITISHDRFFLDRIAKKLWILDGQGHVDESLDIYSDYLQKREQETSVKVEAPKVEKQKIDKPKSDKKKLSFKEQKEWETIADEIEKTETTIMETEAGIANAGADFTKLQELTAKLDELNAHYEHLIERWSYLDEIVNG, from the coding sequence ATGAGTCATTTAATCGTACAAAATTTAACGAAGACAGTGGGCGATAAAACGCTCTTTCAAAATATCGAATTTACAATTTATGAAGGGGAGCGTGCGGGTCTCATCGGCATTAATGGTACAGGGAAATCTACGTTGCTGTCCATTTTAGCTGGTCAAATCGAAGCGGATGCAATTGCCATTGATCGTCCGAATAAATATCGTATAGCGTATTTACCCCAAGAACCAACATTTAATAGTGGTGAAACGGTACTACAAGCCGTGTTTGCAGGCGATTCGCCCGTTTTACAACTGAACCGACAATATGAAGAAACTGTGGCTGCGCTTGCGATGAACCCAACGTCAGAAAGCTTACAAAAAACATTGTTTAGCTTACAGCAACGTATGGATGAGGAGCAAGCTTGGGATGTCAATGCCCTTGCGAAAACCGCGCTGACAAAGCTTGGTATTGAAATGTTTGATAAAGAAGTGTTAACCCTTTCAGGTGGTCAACAAAAACGTGTCGCTTTAGCAAAAGTGTTAATTGAGCCAGCAGACCTTTATTTATTGGACGAGCCGACCAACCATTTAGATGTACAGTCCACAGAATGGTTGCAGGAAATGGTATTGCGCTTAAAAGGTGCTGTTATTTTCATTACCCATGATCGTTATTTCTTAGATGAATTATCAACCCATATATATGAAATTGCCGACCAAACGCTATATCGACATACAGGCAACTATGGAGACTTTTTAGAGGCTCGTGCGATTCGTGAGGAAATGGCCGCGGCTTCAGCCCAAAAAGATCGCAATCGTTATCGTTCGGAGTTAAAATGGATTCGTCGCGGTGCAAAGGCGCGCTCCACAAAGCAAAAAGCTCGTATTCAGCGTTTCGAACAATTGGAAGACAACTTAGAACGCAAGTCAGATGATGTGTCACTGGAATTGGGCTTAGCGACAACACGCCTTGGACGCAAAGTATTAGAGGCTGAAAATATATCAAAGGCTTTTGGTGCACAAAAAATCGTTGAGCATTTTACGTTTTTACTGCAACAAGGCGATCGTATTGGTATTATCGGTGCCAATGGCGTTGGTAAATCCACTTTACTTAATATGCTAGCTGGCGAACTTTCACCGGATAAGGGAGAGATTCATGTCGGTTCTACCGTCAAACTTGCCCATTTTAAACAAACGTTACCGAAAATGAATGAAAATGAGCGCATGATTGAATATATTCGTGAAGCGTCAAATGACATTACCGATGCAGAAGGTGTACGCTATTCCGCTGCCCAAATGTTGGAGCGTTTTTTATTCCCACTACATGCACACGGTACACCAATCGGTAAATTATCCGGTGGAGAACGGAAGCGCCTGCACTTATTAAGACTTTTAATGGAACAACCAAATGTCCTGTTATTGGATGAGCCGACAAATGATTTAGATATTGAAACGCTAGGAGTATTAGAAGACTTTATCGAACATTTCCCAGGCGTCGTCATCACCATTTCCCACGATCGCTTCTTCCTTGATCGTATAGCTAAAAAGCTATGGATATTAGACGGGCAAGGACATGTCGATGAGTCGCTTGATATTTATAGCGATTATTTACAAAAGCGTGAGCAGGAAACATCTGTCAAGGTAGAAGCACCAAAAGTGGAGAAACAAAAGATTGATAAGCCAAAATCTGACAAGAAAAAACTGTCGTTTAAAGAACAAAAAGAATGGGAAACCATTGCAGATGAGATCGAAAAAACAGAGACAACGATTATGGAAACCGAGGCAGGGATTGCAAACGCTGGCGCTGATTTTACTAAATTGCAGGAGTTAACGGCGAAATTAGATGAACTAAATGCACATTATGAGCATCTCATTGAAAGATGGTCGTACTTAGATGAAATCGTAAACGGATAA
- a CDS encoding cold-shock protein, whose protein sequence is MQQGIVKWFNNEKGYGFIECDDGEDVFVHFTGIQEEGFRTLEEGQKVSFDVVEGNRGPQASNVVKL, encoded by the coding sequence ATGCAACAAGGAATCGTAAAGTGGTTCAATAACGAAAAAGGTTATGGCTTTATTGAATGTGATGATGGAGAAGATGTATTTGTACATTTTACGGGCATACAAGAGGAAGGCTTCCGTACACTTGAAGAAGGGCAAAAGGTTTCATTTGATGTAGTGGAAGGCAATCGCGGTCCGCAAGCATCCAATGTTGTGAAATTATAA